The Fibrobacter sp. UWR4 genome has a window encoding:
- a CDS encoding anaerobic ribonucleoside triphosphate reductase, with product MIFTVKKRDGREMPFNIEKISDAIIKAFRASGELEEQIKASQSQMDLLGGEDILSSTALKVAAYAVGRLEAEGKTKPEIEDIQDAVEKALTEAGYGDTAKNYILYRAERTRVREVNTRLMHTLRDITFSSAKESDLKRENANIDGDTAMGTMLKYGSESAKHFYTMMMLKPEHSRAHSEGDIHIHDLDFYALTMTCCQIDLIKLFKNGFNTGHGHLREPKDIRSYAALAAIAIQSNQNDQHGGQAVPNFDYAMADGVRITYRKAYLNNMVKALILLTGKEEEELRPIVKKLHDEMFEMGMVATLVPNEKFVQTEARELSKTFSTEIVMGAQKFAEKQAYEETDKATFQAMEAFVHNLNSMHSRAGAQTPFSSINYGMCTDPEARMVIRNLLLTTEEGLGGGETAIFPIQILRVKAGVNLNPEDPNYDLFKLACRVSAKRLFPNFSFMDAPYNAAYYKPGRPETEIAYMGCRTRVIGNSARPDHEITFGRGNLSFTSINLPRIALKMKSLDLFYKELDRMLALVRDQLLERMEVQSRKRVKNFPFLMGQGIWIGSEKLGWNDEVREVLKDGTLSIGFIGLAETLVALTGKHHGESESSQRLGLEIIQHMRDFCDSESKRLGVNITLFATPAEGLSGRFLRMDKKRFGIIPGVTDRDYYTNSFHVPVYYKISAFKKIELEAPYHALTNAGHISYIEMDGDPTQNLDAFEKIVRFMAKSGIGYGSINHPVDRDPVCGYVGVINDVCPRCGRKEGHSIDPQKIEELRKKFPGMPAFLGIR from the coding sequence AAATTGAAGACATCCAGGACGCTGTAGAAAAGGCTTTGACCGAAGCCGGTTACGGTGACACCGCCAAGAATTACATTCTGTATCGTGCAGAACGTACTCGCGTCCGCGAAGTCAATACTCGCCTCATGCACACTCTCCGCGACATCACCTTCAGCTCCGCCAAGGAATCCGACCTGAAGCGTGAAAACGCAAACATCGATGGCGACACCGCCATGGGTACCATGCTCAAGTACGGTTCCGAATCTGCAAAGCACTTCTACACCATGATGATGCTGAAGCCGGAACACAGCCGTGCTCATTCCGAAGGCGATATCCATATTCATGACTTGGACTTCTACGCCCTCACCATGACCTGCTGCCAGATCGACTTGATCAAGCTTTTCAAGAACGGCTTCAATACCGGTCACGGCCATCTCCGTGAACCCAAGGACATCCGCAGCTACGCAGCTCTCGCAGCTATCGCTATTCAGTCCAACCAGAACGATCAGCACGGTGGCCAGGCTGTTCCTAACTTCGACTATGCCATGGCCGACGGCGTTCGCATCACTTACCGCAAGGCTTACCTGAACAACATGGTGAAGGCCTTGATTCTTCTCACCGGTAAGGAAGAAGAAGAACTCCGCCCCATCGTCAAGAAGCTTCACGACGAAATGTTCGAAATGGGCATGGTTGCAACTCTCGTTCCTAACGAAAAGTTTGTCCAGACCGAAGCTCGCGAACTCTCCAAGACTTTCTCTACCGAAATCGTCATGGGTGCTCAGAAGTTTGCTGAAAAGCAGGCTTACGAAGAAACCGATAAGGCTACCTTCCAGGCAATGGAAGCCTTCGTTCACAACCTGAACTCTATGCACAGCCGCGCCGGTGCTCAGACTCCGTTCTCCAGCATCAACTATGGTATGTGCACCGATCCTGAAGCCCGCATGGTAATCCGCAATTTGCTCCTTACCACAGAAGAAGGCTTGGGTGGTGGCGAAACCGCAATCTTCCCGATTCAGATCCTCCGCGTGAAGGCTGGTGTGAACCTGAACCCTGAAGATCCCAACTACGATTTGTTCAAGCTTGCTTGCCGCGTTTCCGCAAAGCGCTTGTTCCCCAACTTCAGCTTCATGGATGCACCGTACAATGCTGCTTACTACAAGCCGGGCCGTCCCGAAACTGAAATCGCCTACATGGGCTGCCGTACCCGCGTTATTGGTAACTCCGCTCGTCCCGACCACGAAATCACTTTCGGTCGCGGTAACTTGAGCTTCACTTCCATTAACCTTCCGCGCATCGCTCTCAAGATGAAGTCTTTGGACCTGTTCTACAAGGAACTGGACCGTATGCTGGCTCTTGTCCGTGATCAGCTGCTGGAACGTATGGAAGTCCAGAGCCGTAAGCGCGTGAAGAACTTCCCCTTCCTCATGGGTCAGGGTATCTGGATTGGCTCCGAAAAGCTGGGCTGGAATGACGAAGTTCGCGAAGTCCTGAAGGACGGTACTCTTTCTATCGGTTTCATCGGTCTTGCTGAAACTTTGGTGGCCCTTACCGGTAAGCATCACGGTGAATCCGAATCCTCTCAGCGCCTGGGCCTGGAAATCATCCAGCACATGCGCGACTTCTGCGACAGCGAATCCAAGCGTCTCGGTGTGAACATCACCCTGTTTGCAACTCCGGCAGAAGGCCTTTCCGGTCGCTTCCTCCGCATGGACAAGAAGCGCTTCGGCATCATTCCGGGCGTTACCGATCGTGATTACTACACCAACTCTTTCCATGTGCCGGTGTACTACAAGATCAGCGCGTTTAAGAAGATCGAACTGGAAGCTCCGTACCACGCCCTCACCAATGCTGGCCATATCAGCTACATCGAAATGGATGGCGACCCGACCCAGAACCTGGATGCATTCGAAAAGATCGTGCGTTTCATGGCAAAGTCCGGCATCGGCTATGGCTCCATCAACCATCCGGTGGACCGCGACCCGGTTTGCGGTTATGTTGGCGTGATTAACGATGTGTGCCCCCGTTGCGGCCGTAAGGAAGGTCATTCCATCGACCCGCAGAAGATCGAGGAACTCCGCAAGAAGTTCCCGGGTATGCCTGCATTCCTCGGTATTCGCTAA
- the nrdG gene encoding anaerobic ribonucleoside-triphosphate reductase activating protein, which translates to MNFQSFDDIQLRIAGVEPESFVDGPGIRFSIFTQGCSHHCPGCHNPQTHDFEGGHLISLKELLEMIQENPLLDGVTLSGGDPMFQAKALVPLAREIKEMGLNLVIFSGFTYERLMSMKDQMPECLELLTFADILVDGPFVLAQRCLDLKFRGSKNQRLIDVQMSLSEGRVVLHQIQLDEMQEHPDLFE; encoded by the coding sequence ATGAACTTTCAAAGTTTTGATGATATTCAGTTACGTATAGCGGGTGTAGAGCCGGAATCCTTCGTGGACGGCCCGGGCATCCGCTTTTCCATTTTTACTCAGGGCTGTTCTCATCACTGCCCCGGCTGTCACAATCCGCAGACTCACGACTTTGAGGGCGGTCACCTGATTTCCCTCAAGGAACTTCTTGAGATGATCCAGGAGAATCCCTTGCTGGATGGTGTTACCTTAAGTGGGGGGGACCCCATGTTCCAGGCCAAGGCCCTTGTGCCGCTGGCCCGCGAAATCAAGGAAATGGGATTGAACCTGGTGATTTTTTCGGGCTTTACGTATGAACGCCTGATGTCCATGAAGGACCAGATGCCGGAATGCCTGGAGCTTTTGACTTTTGCAGATATCCTTGTGGATGGCCCGTTTGTGCTGGCACAGCGCTGCCTGGACTTGAAGTTCCGTGGTTCTAAGAACCAGCGCCTGATTGATGTCCAGATGAGCCTTTCCGAAGGCCGCGTCGTTCTCCACCAGATCCAGCTGGATGAGATGCAGGAACACCCGGATTTATTTGAGTAA
- a CDS encoding TonB family protein, giving the protein MKVSILALFVASLALLSGCAKTMMLNAPALYDQYLTRSYNQPHNACYNAVIRTFYDRGVELTKADPMEGKIVTERHVAAIYASYGVVGTISHRYYIDVKGNKEQCTIKVTKYKAWKGDNEVPDVQVDAVYSYYWAPLFGGFESNFEEDEDEIRSGDDILAVLNQHRPEFDDIHQKYMKKAKKSFEGIVALKFTIAPAGNIIDISIEKTTTGELEFDQQIKKAVSMLNFGAISGGNKTVIIPISFTDKETDSSKNGGRRVKGDGSGGIGSGDVKVTGNNRMAADIMKVVKQRTPALRNIYNKYLEKDPAFEGKVVLKFTIGTNGDVLSISIVSSSTNNDIFDKEIKKKVSSWNFGKAEGGNTTVTIPFTFSE; this is encoded by the coding sequence CGCCCCCGCCCTTTATGATCAATACCTTACCAGGAGCTACAACCAGCCCCACAACGCATGTTACAACGCGGTCATCAGGACCTTTTACGATAGGGGCGTCGAACTCACCAAGGCCGACCCCATGGAAGGCAAAATCGTGACAGAAAGACATGTTGCCGCCATCTACGCCAGCTACGGAGTGGTCGGAACAATATCTCATCGTTACTATATCGACGTAAAGGGAAACAAGGAGCAATGTACCATCAAAGTCACGAAGTACAAGGCTTGGAAGGGAGACAACGAGGTTCCTGACGTTCAAGTAGATGCAGTCTACAGTTACTATTGGGCTCCGCTGTTCGGAGGTTTCGAAAGCAATTTCGAAGAGGACGAAGACGAAATCCGTTCTGGCGACGACATTTTGGCGGTCCTCAACCAGCACCGTCCAGAATTTGACGACATACACCAGAAATACATGAAAAAAGCCAAAAAAAGCTTTGAAGGCATCGTCGCGCTGAAATTCACGATTGCACCCGCCGGAAACATCATCGACATTTCTATCGAGAAGACAACAACTGGAGAACTTGAATTTGACCAGCAAATCAAGAAAGCCGTTAGCATGTTGAATTTTGGGGCGATTTCTGGAGGCAACAAGACAGTCATCATCCCGATTAGCTTTACAGACAAGGAAACGGATTCCAGTAAGAACGGCGGACGTAGAGTCAAGGGCGACGGAAGCGGCGGCATCGGGAGCGGTGATGTCAAGGTCACGGGCAACAACCGTATGGCGGCGGATATAATGAAGGTCGTGAAGCAACGTACACCCGCACTCAGGAACATCTACAACAAGTACCTGGAAAAGGACCCTGCCTTCGAGGGTAAAGTTGTCTTGAAATTTACCATCGGTACAAACGGAGATGTCCTTTCCATATCTATCGTATCATCCTCTACAAACAATGACATATTCGACAAGGAAATCAAGAAAAAAGTGAGTTCCTGGAATTTTGGCAAGGCCGAAGGTGGCAACACAACAGTAACAATTCCGTTTACCTTCTCAGAATAA
- the nrdD gene encoding anaerobic ribonucleoside-triphosphate reductase, translating to MSDKEKSQYGEGVGFERIRRITGYLVGTVDRFNNAKLAEVNDRVKHGCDCAEN from the coding sequence ATGTCTGATAAGGAAAAGTCCCAGTACGGAGAAGGCGTTGGCTTTGAACGCATCCGCCGCATCACTGGTTACCTGGTAGGTACAGTGGATCGTTTCAACAATGCAAAGCTTGCTGAAGTCAATGACCGCGTGAAGCACGGTTGTGACTGTGCTGAAAACTAA